Proteins encoded within one genomic window of Pseudomonas cannabina:
- a CDS encoding CsiV family protein, which yields MLLFRSLILLLALVAPTAFADGLYQVEILLFRQNGEPAATRQLVPENWDSGAQKIDSGNERSPALTDLASKLQDSGHYQVLMQSAWQQNIGSEPGKMAVTLGQEKLGHFPIEGTVSLAMARFTDIDAQFWVNQLDPHGVVISSERLKQTARVKNGELTYLDNGNLALLIKVSPL from the coding sequence ATGCTTCTGTTTCGTTCATTGATCCTGCTGCTGGCGCTGGTCGCTCCGACCGCGTTCGCAGACGGCTTGTATCAGGTCGAGATCCTGCTGTTTCGCCAGAACGGCGAGCCGGCTGCGACCCGCCAGCTTGTCCCGGAAAACTGGGACAGCGGCGCGCAGAAAATCGACTCCGGCAATGAACGAAGCCCTGCACTGACTGATCTGGCGAGTAAACTGCAAGACAGTGGCCACTATCAGGTGCTGATGCAGAGCGCCTGGCAGCAGAACATCGGCAGCGAGCCGGGTAAAATGGCTGTCACCCTGGGCCAAGAAAAGCTCGGCCACTTCCCCATCGAGGGCACCGTCAGTCTGGCCATGGCACGTTTTACCGATATTGATGCACAATTCTGGGTCAATCAGCTGGACCCGCACGGCGTGGTCATCAGCAGTGAACGGCTGAAACAGACCGCCAGAGTGAAAAACGGCGAGCTGACCTATCTGGACAACGGCAACCTGGCGTTGCTGATCAAGGTTTCTCCTCTTTGA